CTTGAAGTGAACCAAGGCGAGATCGTGGCTCTCATTGGACCCAATGGCGCCGGTAAAACCACGACATTGAATGCTATTAGTGGATTGCTGCAACCCGCTGCTGGTCAAATTCGCTTTCACGAACAGTCCATCGGGAAACTGCCAGCTCATAAAATTGTGGAATTGGGGATCTCCCAGGTGCCTGAAACGGGAAAGATTTTTACCGGGATGAGTGTTTACGAAAACCTCGAGCTAGGCGCCTTTATCCCCAGCGCCCGTAAGCTAAAAGCTGAGAGTGTAAAAACAGTTTACGAGATCTTTCCACGCCTTTACGAGCGGCGTGAGCAGATGGCAGGTACCTTGAGCGGCGGAGAGCGCCAGATGCTCGCCATTGGCCGAGCGCTGATGTCTTCGCCGAAGCTGCTGATGCTGGATGAGCCATCTTTTGGCCTGGCGCCGATTATGGTGCAGCAAATGTTTAGCATGATCGAAAAAATTAACCAGATGGGTGTCACCATCCTGCTCGTTGAGCAAAACATCCAGGCTGCCCTCGACCTGGCAGATCGAGCCTACCTGCTCGAGAACGGGCGGATCGTGGGCCAGGGTAGTGTCAATGACCTGTTGTCATTTGAGTCAGTACGTAGTTCTTATCTTGGTTAGGTGAAAGGCAAGCGGAGG
This is a stretch of genomic DNA from Anaerolineales bacterium. It encodes these proteins:
- a CDS encoding ABC transporter ATP-binding protein is translated as MLKIENMDVFYKELQALWGITLEVNQGEIVALIGPNGAGKTTTLNAISGLLQPAAGQIRFHEQSIGKLPAHKIVELGISQVPETGKIFTGMSVYENLELGAFIPSARKLKAESVKTVYEIFPRLYERREQMAGTLSGGERQMLAIGRALMSSPKLLMLDEPSFGLAPIMVQQMFSMIEKINQMGVTILLVEQNIQAALDLADRAYLLENGRIVGQGSVNDLLSFESVRSSYLG